In a single window of the Halalkalicoccus subterraneus genome:
- a CDS encoding SDR family NAD(P)-dependent oxidoreductase: MTGSSRGIGAATAKRLAAAGAKVVVNFRSSSDEAESVAESIRENGGEALIQQADVTDPQAVDRMVATVEDEWGSVDILVNNANMPFEQAPFAEMSWESFRSKLDAELKSAFIVSKAVLPGMTEQGYGRAVYVSSSLGKQPQPGFIAHGTAKSGLNSFVKYLAQEYGEEGITANVVAPGLVETEGTKERVEHTREYVVESTPLNRITQPEDVAGTITALVNANTEFVTGTYTPVNGGSTME; this comes from the coding sequence GTGACTGGTAGCAGTCGCGGAATTGGCGCCGCAACTGCCAAACGTCTCGCTGCTGCCGGGGCAAAGGTGGTTGTGAACTTCCGTTCGAGTAGTGATGAGGCGGAGTCGGTTGCCGAATCAATCCGTGAAAACGGAGGAGAAGCGCTTATCCAGCAAGCCGATGTGACCGACCCACAAGCCGTCGATCGGATGGTCGCTACCGTTGAGGATGAGTGGGGTAGTGTCGATATTCTCGTGAACAATGCGAATATGCCATTCGAGCAGGCACCGTTTGCCGAGATGTCATGGGAAAGTTTCAGATCAAAATTGGACGCTGAATTGAAGTCAGCGTTCATCGTCTCGAAGGCCGTTCTTCCAGGAATGACCGAACAGGGATATGGCCGCGCTGTCTACGTATCAAGTAGCCTCGGTAAGCAGCCTCAACCTGGATTCATTGCACATGGTACTGCCAAGAGTGGCCTCAACTCATTTGTGAAGTATCTGGCGCAGGAGTACGGTGAGGAGGGCATCACGGCAAATGTGGTTGCCCCGGGTCTGGTCGAGACCGAGGGTACTAAAGAGCGTGTTGAGCACACTCGTGAGTACGTTGTTGAGTCAACACCACTCAACCGAATTACCCAACCAGAGGACGTAGCAGGTACCATCACTGCCCTTGTGAACGCTAATACTGAATTCGTCACAGGTACCTACACGCCTGTGAACGGTGGTAGTACAATGGAATAG
- a CDS encoding transposase: MTTTRESRQAVFRHIVCRSRTDWPTYDSTGLYDRTSLGGLASDVRTVSTHWFTHDAHNSVEQFVCSLPLAYFRFEAHNQYTRLTRYEMDTLFRLFVLKELHGWEHETALVEYLDTSPNLRECLGLESVPDQSTLWRSWHNRFTTDLRETVATAARTILIKAQNAGVSVPRNPDRKLPQRDTDTEELVPDEQTVLEQAEPVTDHINRIVFPAFSLDRGDGCEIHENAYWDLQTYLGLRERLAANEGARSFVYESTRDRTPLGHAHRDHIRDLSIEQIREMYRQAVNRLLDEVAETEQFVRAGIVAIDITENDPFTGNRTGHENEIIGTKENTDEYAYQWATIQLVGNAVPIVLDARPVRKGETRKEIVEDLLDTAEELVHVNNVLMDREFDSQYILEMISQRGLSYVVPKRMQTSEKAQAKRLLRRNQDRYETDRELHLGNNEWHQTTLIYRRKGNTDHDDHRQYSVFMSNRGGGFLSEYGYRWEIESGYKSIKRFMAATTSKDFVLRFFYFAFACLLYSIWRAIDLLVQVELTGEYEHAPIVTADNTLTLLKKETGIG; this comes from the coding sequence GTGACTACGACTCGTGAGTCTCGCCAAGCAGTCTTCCGACATATCGTATGCCGGTCACGTACTGACTGGCCAACATACGATTCAACAGGCCTGTACGACCGGACCTCCCTTGGCGGGCTAGCATCGGACGTTCGCACCGTCTCGACACACTGGTTCACACACGACGCTCACAACTCAGTTGAGCAATTCGTTTGCTCGCTCCCGCTGGCGTACTTCAGGTTCGAGGCCCACAACCAGTACACGAGGTTGACCCGCTATGAGATGGACACCCTCTTTCGGCTCTTCGTATTGAAGGAACTGCACGGCTGGGAACACGAGACAGCACTCGTAGAGTATCTCGATACCTCTCCAAATCTTCGAGAGTGCCTCGGACTCGAGTCAGTTCCTGACCAGTCAACACTGTGGCGGAGCTGGCACAACCGCTTTACTACGGATCTCCGCGAGACGGTTGCGACAGCCGCTCGGACGATCCTCATCAAAGCACAGAACGCAGGTGTTTCAGTTCCGCGTAATCCAGATCGGAAGCTTCCTCAGCGAGACACCGATACTGAAGAGCTAGTCCCAGATGAGCAGACCGTACTGGAACAGGCAGAACCGGTCACAGACCACATTAATCGGATCGTTTTCCCTGCGTTCTCGTTAGACCGTGGCGACGGCTGTGAGATTCATGAGAACGCCTACTGGGACTTGCAGACGTATCTCGGGCTTCGTGAGCGACTGGCTGCGAACGAAGGTGCTCGCAGTTTCGTCTACGAGTCGACGCGAGACCGGACACCGCTGGGGCACGCCCATCGTGACCATATTCGTGATCTGTCGATTGAACAAATTCGCGAGATGTACCGGCAGGCAGTGAATCGACTGTTGGATGAAGTCGCAGAGACAGAGCAGTTCGTCCGAGCCGGGATCGTCGCGATTGACATCACCGAAAATGATCCCTTCACTGGCAACAGAACGGGCCACGAGAACGAAATCATCGGTACGAAGGAGAATACCGACGAGTACGCCTATCAGTGGGCAACTATCCAGTTAGTCGGCAATGCGGTTCCAATTGTGCTGGACGCACGACCAGTCCGAAAGGGTGAGACTCGAAAAGAAATCGTTGAGGATCTCTTGGACACTGCAGAGGAGTTAGTTCACGTCAATAACGTGCTGATGGACCGGGAATTCGATAGTCAGTATATCCTGGAGATGATCAGCCAGCGCGGACTCTCGTACGTCGTGCCCAAGCGGATGCAGACCAGCGAGAAAGCTCAGGCCAAGCGATTGCTTCGACGAAATCAAGATCGATATGAGACCGACCGAGAACTGCATCTCGGGAACAACGAGTGGCACCAAACGACGCTCATTTACCGCCGAAAAGGGAACACCGATCACGACGACCACCGGCAGTATTCGGTGTTTATGTCGAATCGCGGCGGTGGCTTTCTCAGCGAATATGGGTACCGATGGGAGATTGAAAGCGGCTATAAATCGATCAAGCGGTTCATGGCCGCGACGACATCGAAAGACTTCGTACTGCGGTTTTTCTACTTCGCGTTCGCGTGTTTGTTGTACTCAATCTGGCGTGCGATCGATTTGCTCGTGCAGGTCGAACTGACCGGAGAGTACGAGCATGCACCGATCGTGACGGCGGACAACACGCTGACGCTGTTGAAAAAGGAGACAGGAATCGGGTAG
- a CDS encoding winged helix-turn-helix domain-containing protein, producing MSTGLEDKADIETPELVHFVTQQTRFKLLTNILQHPKQLPSMYELEQLNPSLSEATVYKHVQKLIEAGIVEEASLADGKRRQGYPWKFYGLTEDGRAFLEDHNLLAAEETLQQIYETISDKPEKMVKYENAPRPNDT from the coding sequence ATGAGTACTGGTTTAGAAGACAAAGCAGACATCGAGACCCCAGAACTCGTCCATTTTGTTACCCAGCAGACGCGATTTAAGCTTCTCACCAATATACTCCAGCATCCAAAGCAGCTACCCTCAATGTACGAGCTTGAGCAGCTCAATCCAAGTCTAAGCGAAGCCACGGTCTATAAGCACGTTCAGAAATTGATCGAAGCAGGAATCGTTGAGGAGGCCTCGCTTGCTGACGGAAAGCGTCGCCAGGGCTATCCATGGAAGTTTTACGGGCTAACTGAGGATGGACGAGCGTTCCTCGAAGATCACAATCTCTTGGCTGCTGAAGAGACGCTACAGCAGATCTACGAGACTATCTCTGACAAGCCAGAAAAGATGGTGAAATATGAGAATGCGCCACGACCAAACGATACATGA
- a CDS encoding ParA family protein yields the protein MASKNSQNIVNSPNSPYQSADVDSAPRAVSVSMLKGGVGKSTIAVNVARQLAAHGHRTLLIDLDPNGHASVGLGFSVQYHDTSEDIGDVFFGEANPSSVIYNTDYEFDLLPSSEELEQIEREIVIGDVFQPSALLKREVVTPLLGDGYDYIVTDSPAYRSRLTDNALVATTNLLLPLAPGNEAISGLERTIERQIAPLRKHLDVDVLALVPNILSGRIDQQTQDRQLLERLNSHDNLQDRIPNFARITDWEAVDSGEQKPVPGIRDRTSITKAYGENKPLLDYDPECDQLACFEELAHIVETGRVIRHD from the coding sequence ATGGCTAGCAAGAATAGCCAAAATATCGTGAATAGCCCAAATAGCCCATATCAATCAGCGGACGTAGATAGTGCTCCGCGTGCTGTTTCAGTTAGCATGCTAAAGGGTGGTGTCGGGAAGTCGACTATCGCAGTTAATGTTGCTCGTCAATTGGCTGCACACGGTCATAGAACTCTTCTAATTGATCTCGATCCGAACGGACATGCGTCAGTCGGGCTTGGATTCAGTGTTCAGTATCACGACACCAGTGAGGATATTGGTGATGTTTTCTTTGGTGAGGCGAACCCATCCTCCGTAATCTATAATACTGACTATGAGTTCGATCTTCTCCCCTCTAGTGAGGAACTTGAGCAAATTGAGAGAGAAATCGTCATTGGAGATGTGTTCCAGCCGTCTGCACTCTTGAAACGGGAAGTGGTCACACCGTTGCTCGGGGATGGGTATGACTATATCGTCACTGACTCTCCGGCATATCGGTCTCGACTTACTGATAATGCGCTTGTAGCGACGACGAACCTTCTCCTTCCTCTTGCGCCAGGCAATGAAGCGATATCCGGGCTCGAACGCACGATCGAACGCCAAATTGCGCCACTACGTAAGCATCTCGATGTTGATGTACTCGCTCTTGTTCCGAATATTCTGAGTGGCCGGATCGACCAACAAACCCAAGACAGACAGCTCCTTGAGCGATTGAACTCCCACGATAACTTGCAGGACCGTATCCCAAACTTCGCTCGAATCACTGACTGGGAGGCTGTTGACTCAGGTGAGCAAAAGCCCGTCCCGGGTATTCGAGATCGAACAAGCATTACGAAAGCATACGGTGAGAACAAACCACTCTTGGATTATGATCCGGAGTGTGATCAGCTTGCCTGCTTCGAGGAGCTTGCTCATATCGTCGAAACTGGGAGAGTGATTCGCCATGACTGA
- a CDS encoding Cdc6/Cdc18 family protein, with amino-acid sequence MASSTETVQTLGEYAASKGAVAYSRSVSRDDPLSVLDEEDPIFANEDLLRIDHIPNHDKIVGRNDQIETVARRLKPTITGGSGKGTLLLGKSGSGKTLVTRYVSREVEQRGANNNSRVGRAIIDCAQRRSEVQTVIHLAKSLNDPQETGVTIPHSGIATGAYYDRLWTVIDELYDAVIVVLDEIDRLAPPDDAQNVPPEEADDSKLLMQLSRAGEENDVDASITVIGISNDLKYGDRLDTRVESSFAPDEIVFPAYDANQLGDILERRRDAYNEGVLTDDVIPLCSAFSAQEHGDARRAIDLFRLAGEVARDSDADQVYEEHVRAANDDAEVTRIQDLIRGCPTQAKIAIAALAAMDEFTGHSHFKATEMYRVYRGFAEAINVNVLGQKRITDQLREYETLKIIDMKRTSDGYREGTYLEVSLLDEAGLLLQSIGLDERCSDIPIDAGTRQRLIKIVE; translated from the coding sequence ATGGCTTCGAGTACGGAAACAGTTCAAACACTTGGTGAGTACGCAGCCAGTAAAGGGGCTGTTGCCTACTCTCGGTCTGTTTCTCGTGATGACCCTCTCTCTGTTCTTGATGAAGAAGATCCGATCTTCGCTAACGAGGATCTCCTTCGTATCGATCATATTCCGAATCACGACAAGATTGTCGGCCGCAATGATCAGATTGAGACCGTTGCGCGACGACTCAAACCAACGATTACTGGCGGTTCCGGAAAAGGAACGCTCCTCCTAGGGAAATCCGGATCCGGAAAGACACTTGTTACTCGATATGTCAGTCGGGAGGTTGAGCAGCGCGGAGCCAATAACAACAGTCGTGTCGGACGGGCAATTATCGACTGTGCTCAGCGCCGCTCAGAGGTTCAGACAGTCATACACCTCGCGAAAAGCTTGAACGATCCACAAGAGACAGGGGTTACGATTCCCCATTCGGGAATCGCGACAGGCGCCTACTATGATCGACTCTGGACGGTCATCGACGAGCTCTATGACGCTGTGATCGTCGTTCTCGACGAGATTGACCGTCTTGCCCCACCTGATGACGCTCAAAACGTTCCACCGGAGGAGGCAGACGACAGTAAACTCCTCATGCAGCTCTCTCGAGCGGGCGAAGAGAATGACGTTGATGCCAGCATTACAGTCATTGGTATCAGCAATGATCTCAAATACGGTGACCGTCTCGACACCCGTGTCGAGAGCTCATTTGCACCGGACGAAATCGTCTTCCCGGCATACGATGCAAACCAGCTCGGCGATATTCTCGAACGTCGCCGTGATGCTTACAACGAAGGTGTTCTCACTGATGACGTCATTCCTCTGTGCTCGGCGTTTTCCGCTCAGGAACATGGTGATGCACGCCGTGCGATCGATCTCTTTCGACTCGCCGGAGAAGTCGCTCGTGATAGTGATGCTGACCAAGTTTATGAAGAACATGTTCGTGCTGCGAATGACGATGCTGAGGTTACTCGAATTCAGGACTTAATTCGTGGCTGTCCGACACAGGCGAAGATTGCGATTGCTGCCCTTGCCGCAATGGATGAATTCACCGGCCATTCCCATTTCAAGGCAACTGAAATGTACCGTGTCTACCGGGGATTTGCGGAAGCGATCAATGTCAACGTACTCGGTCAAAAGCGAATTACAGATCAGCTTCGTGAGTACGAGACATTGAAAATCATCGATATGAAGCGAACTAGTGACGGCTACAGAGAAGGGACGTATCTTGAGGTATCATTGTTGGATGAGGCAGGGCTCCTTCTTCAATCGATTGGGTTAGACGAGCGCTGCTCGGACATCCCGATTGATGCGGGTACACGCCAGCGCCTGATTAAAATCGTCGAATAA
- a CDS encoding DUF6788 family protein, with translation MPPTAPPSLPNYLAKGLPKQDDEALEDTRKYIDELLAAREQRRSEPVTESELPEDVNVLESESSGAVYLEYRTCGDESCSCMSGGEKHGPYKYRAYRDGDTVRREYLGKATETSTE, from the coding sequence ATGCCACCGACTGCACCTCCCTCGCTTCCGAATTACCTTGCTAAAGGGCTCCCCAAACAAGACGACGAGGCCCTTGAGGATACACGTAAGTATATCGATGAGTTGCTTGCCGCTCGTGAACAGCGTCGAAGCGAGCCAGTCACCGAAAGCGAACTGCCCGAGGATGTCAATGTTCTCGAGAGTGAATCAAGTGGCGCGGTGTATCTCGAGTACCGAACCTGCGGTGATGAGAGTTGCTCGTGTATGAGCGGCGGCGAGAAACATGGTCCATACAAGTATCGGGCTTATCGTGACGGCGATACCGTCCGACGCGAGTACCTCGGCAAAGCAACCGAGACAAGTACCGAGTAA
- a CDS encoding TRAM domain-containing protein, which translates to MSSSSSVSALLAFPVVERGFVVIVANAKPDEEVTIEIDTVQSNVAFASIRERRE; encoded by the coding sequence TTGTCGTCGTCCTCATCAGTATCGGCACTGCTGGCGTTCCCAGTTGTCGAACGAGGATTCGTTGTGATCGTCGCGAATGCTAAACCCGATGAAGAGGTAACAATCGAGATCGATACTGTCCAGTCGAACGTCGCCTTTGCCAGCATTCGAGAGCGACGAGAGTAG
- the fer gene encoding ferredoxin Fer, translating to MDIELPAVRSNAETVVEEDLPPSTVEYLNYRAIEHNDWDLDDADLFEKAAAADLDERDYGIIEVERDEPLLRAAQRAGLKWPFQCRSATCAMCVGILKSGEADMDMNLFLEDEEIEERNMRLTCVCAPVSDDLQIVVNAIQMPYAREIAQNRG from the coding sequence ATGGATATCGAATTGCCCGCGGTTCGGTCGAATGCCGAGACAGTTGTCGAGGAGGATCTGCCACCGTCAACGGTAGAGTATCTAAACTACCGTGCTATCGAGCACAATGACTGGGATCTCGACGATGCGGATCTTTTCGAGAAAGCCGCTGCTGCAGACTTAGACGAGCGTGATTACGGCATCATCGAAGTCGAACGCGATGAGCCCCTGTTGCGTGCCGCCCAACGAGCGGGGCTCAAATGGCCGTTTCAATGCCGGTCTGCAACATGTGCAATGTGCGTTGGAATTCTGAAAAGCGGAGAGGCCGATATGGATATGAATCTATTTCTTGAAGACGAGGAAATCGAGGAGCGGAATATGCGTTTGACTTGTGTTTGTGCGCCCGTCAGTGATGATCTCCAAATCGTAGTTAATGCTATTCAGATGCCGTATGCTCGAGAAATCGCACAGAATAGAGGTTAA
- a CDS encoding pyrroloquinoline quinone-dependent dehydrogenase, whose translation MAIEDDKAIRAASDTVVEETELGYQVFNAPDESVLHQTDIERIPQYDVTQEMLDKSGEDPESWLMFSKNYEAHRYTPCDTITKENVGELELEYTMEVGANSSMEGSPVIVPGDPPVMYQTNGPSHVKAIDPREGEVLWSYTFAAPDDAVLCCDDNNRGVAVWKDKIYLTTLDSGVQALNRYTGEEEWYASTADHKEGYSATWAPIIWKGMLFTGSAGGEFGVRGFHCAYNAETGEELWRLKNCPEEEYVGDSIEQSGGTNWMTATFDPERELLYYNVGNPSPDFNGTVRPGPNKNTCSTLCVDPHSGEIQWAHQESAHDIWDYDSAHQRMIIRDLDIDHLDYSGDVVYNGGKTSWTYTMHPETGKLLVRGQPMTQQINMMTMVPHVEEERDYVMLPGLLGGHDWQPPTYSHETGLCYHKVLNTPHEIYWRNEEYNPGEKFWGGIVEVEPDEELIPDDYNGHISAIVAVDPATGKVEWRDWIDSDRYLWGGTMSTATGLLFAGTQNGDMIAYDAENGERLWEYDVSDKAVSGDPVSWYDPGTEKQYIAIQVGGSGFVGRGPRGDQLVVFSLSA comes from the coding sequence ATGGCAATAGAAGACGATAAGGCAATTCGAGCAGCGAGCGACACGGTCGTCGAAGAAACGGAACTAGGCTATCAGGTGTTCAATGCACCTGACGAGTCCGTATTACATCAAACGGACATTGAGCGTATCCCCCAGTACGACGTTACACAGGAGATGCTCGACAAATCGGGCGAGGATCCCGAGAGCTGGCTAATGTTCTCGAAGAATTACGAGGCTCATCGCTATACCCCCTGTGATACTATCACGAAAGAGAACGTCGGCGAGCTCGAACTCGAGTACACCATGGAGGTCGGCGCGAACTCCAGCATGGAAGGGTCGCCCGTAATCGTCCCGGGCGATCCGCCCGTGATGTACCAGACCAACGGCCCGAGCCACGTGAAAGCAATCGACCCACGTGAAGGTGAGGTCCTCTGGAGCTATACGTTCGCTGCGCCCGACGATGCTGTTCTCTGCTGTGACGATAACAATCGTGGGGTCGCTGTCTGGAAGGACAAGATCTACCTGACGACCCTCGATTCAGGGGTCCAAGCACTGAACCGCTACACCGGCGAGGAGGAATGGTACGCGAGCACCGCCGACCACAAGGAGGGCTACTCGGCGACGTGGGCCCCGATCATTTGGAAGGGGATGCTCTTTACTGGGAGCGCCGGCGGCGAGTTTGGTGTCCGTGGATTCCACTGTGCGTACAATGCCGAGACTGGTGAGGAGCTTTGGCGGCTCAAGAACTGCCCCGAGGAGGAATACGTCGGTGATAGTATCGAGCAGTCTGGCGGCACCAACTGGATGACCGCGACGTTCGATCCCGAACGTGAACTACTGTACTACAACGTCGGCAACCCGAGTCCGGACTTCAACGGTACCGTTCGTCCGGGTCCGAACAAGAACACGTGTTCAACGTTGTGTGTCGATCCTCATAGTGGCGAGATCCAATGGGCACACCAGGAGTCAGCCCACGACATCTGGGACTACGACTCGGCCCACCAACGGATGATCATCCGCGACCTCGATATCGACCATCTCGATTACAGTGGCGACGTCGTCTATAACGGCGGTAAAACGTCGTGGACCTACACGATGCACCCTGAAACCGGGAAACTACTCGTTCGGGGCCAACCGATGACCCAGCAAATCAACATGATGACGATGGTGCCCCACGTTGAGGAAGAACGTGACTACGTGATGCTACCGGGCCTGCTCGGCGGCCATGACTGGCAGCCCCCAACGTACTCTCACGAGACAGGTCTATGCTATCACAAAGTTCTGAACACCCCTCACGAGATCTACTGGCGCAATGAGGAGTACAACCCGGGCGAGAAGTTCTGGGGTGGAATCGTCGAAGTCGAACCCGACGAGGAACTGATTCCCGACGACTATAACGGGCATATCAGCGCGATCGTTGCCGTTGATCCGGCGACTGGTAAAGTCGAGTGGCGTGACTGGATCGACAGCGATCGATATCTGTGGGGTGGGACGATGTCGACCGCGACGGGCCTGCTCTTTGCCGGCACACAGAACGGCGATATGATCGCCTACGACGCGGAAAACGGCGAACGACTCTGGGAGTACGACGTCAGCGATAAGGCAGTCAGTGGCGACCCAGTTAGCTGGTATGACCCGGGCACCGAAAAGCAGTACATCGCGATTCAGGTCGGCGGCAGCGGGTTCGTTGGGCGCGGACCACGAGGAGATCAACTCGTCGTGTTCTCGCTGTCAGCGTAG
- a CDS encoding endonuclease/exonuclease/phosphatase family protein, which produces MNPVPSISRRRFILGSTAALGSLVTPGLGAASSRDRSVRTVTFNIRYSNPEDEYPWEERIDRVTGTIRDLNPDLLGLQEAQPNQWDDLREELDEFEWHGVGRDDGEREGEFAPLAWRPDRFEMLETGEFWFSETPNEPGSVGWDADLPRVAVWARLRDRETDRLFWHINVHFDHIGERARLESAGMLRERAAAEENAGATVVVTGDLNANPYSEPYCLLLKNVLNGISSPLVDTIHYADSVDGPRETYHEFSDELRRRIDYILVSRDADVRSFRTLPIRVGEFRSDHLPIVTVLDP; this is translated from the coding sequence ATGAATCCAGTTCCATCGATCTCGCGACGTCGCTTCATACTCGGCAGTACAGCAGCTCTTGGTAGTCTCGTTACACCAGGACTTGGTGCTGCCTCCTCACGCGATAGATCTGTGCGGACAGTTACGTTTAACATCCGCTATTCAAATCCGGAGGATGAATACCCTTGGGAGGAACGAATAGACCGCGTTACCGGAACGATTCGGGACCTTAATCCGGATCTATTGGGTCTACAGGAAGCCCAGCCCAATCAGTGGGATGATCTTCGAGAGGAACTTGACGAGTTTGAGTGGCACGGCGTTGGTCGTGACGACGGTGAGCGAGAAGGCGAGTTCGCGCCACTCGCCTGGCGTCCAGACCGTTTCGAAATGCTCGAAACTGGGGAGTTCTGGTTCTCCGAGACGCCCAACGAACCTGGCAGCGTCGGGTGGGATGCCGATTTACCTCGAGTGGCGGTCTGGGCGAGACTGCGCGACCGCGAGACCGACCGTCTGTTCTGGCACATTAACGTTCACTTTGACCACATCGGTGAGCGAGCGCGCCTTGAGTCTGCAGGGATGCTCCGTGAGCGCGCTGCCGCCGAGGAGAATGCTGGCGCAACCGTGGTCGTCACGGGTGACCTGAACGCCAATCCGTACTCGGAACCGTACTGTCTATTACTCAAGAACGTCCTCAACGGTATATCGAGTCCGCTGGTCGACACGATCCACTATGCCGACTCGGTCGACGGTCCGCGAGAAACCTACCATGAATTCAGTGACGAACTTAGGAGACGAATCGATTACATTTTGGTCTCACGAGACGCCGACGTCCGGAGCTTCCGAACGCTTCCGATACGGGTCGGCGAGTTCCGGTCGGATCACCTTCCAATCGTGACAGTGCTTGATCCGTGA